In one Culex quinquefasciatus strain JHB chromosome 2, VPISU_Cqui_1.0_pri_paternal, whole genome shotgun sequence genomic region, the following are encoded:
- the LOC6049082 gene encoding copper transport protein ATOX1, which yields MASQTHEFKVEMTCTGCSGAVERVLGKLKEKVEKVDIDLDNKKVFVTSALSADELLETIKKTGKETSYVGVKA from the exons CAAACTCACGAATTCAAGGTGGAAATGACCTGCACGGGATGCTCGGGCGCCGTCGAGCGAGTCCTCGGCAAGCTCAAAG aaaaagtggaaaaagtgGACATCGACCTGGACAACAAGAAGGTGTTCGTGACGTCGGCCCTTTCGGCGGACGAGCTGCTGGAGACCATCAAGAAAACGGGCAAGGAGACGAGCTACGTCGGCGTCAAGGCTTGA